AGAAAGCCAGCACCTTATCGTCCAATGCCCTGCAGATATCCCCCACAACACCAACAGTGACAGCACAGACCTGGTATTCCTCAAAATTCTGAAGACCCATCTCCAAATACTTGTAAAAATCTGGCATATACTTTGCAAAATTTGGCCCTGTTGCATAGGCAAGTGCACCAATGGAAAGCATTGCTTCCTCATGGACAGTGGCATTTCTACAAGCAAAGACTCGCAAAAGAAGATTCATTATCTGATCTGCATATTGAAGTAAGGCATACTTAGTAGGATCTGATGCCCCTAGTTTTTGTATGATGACTTGCAGGCACCCACAAAGAAGGCCTTGCAATTCAGTCTGTTTCTCCCTCTCATCTGATGAAAGTTTTTGAGCCTCAAGTGTTTTGTGAAGCTCCGTCATAATGACTTGAACAAGTTCCACCACCAAACGAGCTGTTTCCTCAGTGGAGCTCCTCACTACTTCATTTAGTGTTTCATAGGCAGCTGTCCTAAGTCGAGACTCGCCTGCATCTTCTCTATGAGTTACATAAAGAAGAGATTGTACAATTTCTTGGAAAAAAGGTGTTAATGGTGATGCTGGACCAACATCCTCATAACCTTGGGCCAGAAAATAAAGAGCACCACAAGCTTTCTCAGCAACATTTGGAGCATCTTTCATGCTCTGCAGGAGAACTGTGATTATCTGTTGACAGTTGGCTGGGGTAATAATGGGAGTCTCCACGGAGGAGCCATGAAGAAACTCAAATATCCTCCCAAGAGTCCAAGCAGTTGTGTCCTTCACATGACTATTAGGGTCTTTGGTCAAGGCAGTGAGCATAAAACCGAGGGCAACATTGACAATAGGGACTAATTTGTCTGGTGAAGGGCCCTCCAATATCGAGCCAAATGCATAAGTAGCCGCTTCTCTTTGCCTCCAATCACCTTTTgtaatattttcttcaataaatgGCATGACAAGTGGTACTATGTCATCCCCCACTGTCCGAGCAACTAAGCCAAGGCAAGTACCACCAGCCATTGCAAGATTCCAGGCACCTTCATCTTGATCCTGATCCTCTTCTTGCTTAAGAAGTGTCTCCAGCAGCAAGGGCACAAGAGCAGGGAGTGCCTGCTTGATGAAATAGTAGCAGGGAACATCTGAATCTGCTGTAAAATCACCTCCAAATTCGTCCAGAATATCAATTTCCTCATCACAAATCGAGCTCCAAAATTCAATTGCCTGGAGAGCAACTGGTTCCTCATCATCCCGGACAGCCTTGGATGTGATGTTAAAGATGTCTTGTATGTATGGAGCTAGTTTCTCATAATATGTGGATCCAATTGAGACCAAACACTCATATGCTGCCTGCCGAATTTTCACTTCTGGAGAAAGTGTGGCCTCGCAAACGACTCTCATTATGTAATCCCGCTCCATATCGTTCGAAAAGTTAGCCTGGGCAAATCCAAGAGCATTGTACAAAGCTCTTGTGGATGCAAGCCGGACCTCAATATTAGCTTCATTGGCATTCATACCTTGAACAACAGCTGTGAGTATCTTATTCACTTGATCTTGATCAATTACCTCCGGAGCTACTTCTTCACACAAGTATCCAAGTGTTTCAATGGTAGCTTGCTTTACATGAGGTGGAACTTGATGAACATTTGACAGGAGAGATCCAACAAGCTCAGGCCACTGCTTCTGTGGTAGCTCAATGCCTGCAA
The genomic region above belongs to Salvia hispanica cultivar TCC Black 2014 chromosome 3, UniMelb_Shisp_WGS_1.0, whole genome shotgun sequence and contains:
- the LOC125211379 gene encoding importin subunit beta-1-like, with the translated sequence MAMEVTQILLSAQSVDSTVRKHAEESLKQFQEQNLPAFLLSLSVELASEEKPVDSRKLAGLVLKNALDAKEQHRKYELVQRWLSLDVSVKSQIKACLLQTLSSTAIDARSTASQVIAKVAGIELPQKQWPELVGSLLSNVHQVPPHVKQATIETLGYLCEEVAPEVIDQDQVNKILTAVVQGMNANEANIEVRLASTRALYNALGFAQANFSNDMERDYIMRVVCEATLSPEVKIRQAAYECLVSIGSTYYEKLAPYIQDIFNITSKAVRDDEEPVALQAIEFWSSICDEEIDILDEFGGDFTADSDVPCYYFIKQALPALVPLLLETLLKQEEDQDQDEGAWNLAMAGGTCLGLVARTVGDDIVPLVMPFIEENITKGDWRQREAATYAFGSILEGPSPDKLVPIVNVALGFMLTALTKDPNSHVKDTTAWTLGRIFEFLHGSSVETPIITPANCQQIITVLLQSMKDAPNVAEKACGALYFLAQGYEDVGPASPLTPFFQEIVQSLLYVTHREDAGESRLRTAAYETLNEVVRSSTEETARLVVELVQVIMTELHKTLEAQKLSSDEREKQTELQGLLCGCLQVIIQKLGASDPTKYALLQYADQIMNLLLRVFACRNATVHEEAMLSIGALAYATGPNFAKYMPDFYKYLEMGLQNFEEYQVCAVTVGVVGDICRALDDKVLAFCDGIMTQLLKDLSSNQLHRSVKPPIFSCFGDIALAIGENFEKYLMYAMPMLQSAAELSAHTSGADDEMIEYTNSLRNGILEAYSGIFQGFKNSPKTQLLIPYAPHILHFLDSIYIEKDMDDIVMKTAIGVLGDLADTLGSNAGSMIQESLSSKDFLNECLSSDDHLIKESAEWARLAISRAISV